In a single window of the Carassius gibelio isolate Cgi1373 ecotype wild population from Czech Republic chromosome A12, carGib1.2-hapl.c, whole genome shotgun sequence genome:
- the LOC128025274 gene encoding mRNA decay activator protein ZFP36L2-A encodes MSASVLSSIYDFDREKVPNSNAVYFHNMLEKRNVGVPFAASNTNSNRSFDHFRSNSTNHMDFNMSNRLQIGFESSTPAYMNKENKYRDRAFSDTGVRSQQLEEILQQKPGSQINLTRYKTELCRPFEENGSCKYGEKCQFAHGYHELRNLSRHPKYKTEPCRTFHTIGFCPYGPRCHFIHNADERRAAMSNSQPRISREIGVLEEKESSNPFLRPRERTKLHHSLSFSGFSSSCSIESALIDSPTSRTPPPPTCTLTPSSPFLNAFTFPDQDLKAFLAPIIPQTQSPSSGGLYGNIQTSACPPSPPFKMSQLPSMHPLSESPVFDSPPSPPDSLSDPEGYLSGSCCSSGTISGSESPSMDANRRLPIFSRLSISDD; translated from the exons ATGTCTGCCTCGGTGCTGTCTTCAATATATGATTTCGACAGG GAAAAAGTCCCAAATTCAAATGCAGTCTATTTCCACAATATGCTGGAAAAGAGGAATGTTGGGGTCCCATTCGCTGCTTCCAATACCAACAGCAACAGGTCTTTTGATCATTTCAGGAGTAACTCAACAAACCACATGGACTTCAACATGAGCAACAGGCTCCAGATCGGTTTCGAGAGCTCGACACCAGCCTACATGAATAAAGAAAACAAGTACAGAGACCGTGCGTTCAGTGACACAGGAGTACGCAGTCAACAACTTGAGGAAATCCTTCAACAAAAGCCTGGCTCTCAGATCAACTTGACCCGCTACAAAACCGAACTTTGCAGGCCTTTTGAGGAAAACGGCTCGTGCAAGTATGGGGAAAAGTGTCAGTTCGCTCACGGCTATCACGAACTGAGAAACTTGTCCCGCCACCCAAAGTACAAGACCGAGCCATGCCGCACATTCCACACTATAGGTTTCTGTCCATACGGCCCCCGCTGCCACTTCATTCACAACGCGGATGAGCGGAGAGCTGCTATGAGTAACTCTCAACCAAGGATCAGCAGGGAGATTGGTGTCCTGGAAGAGAAGGAATCATCAAACCCATTCCTGAGACCGAGGGAAAGAACGAAGCTACACCACAGCCTGAGCTTTTCAGGCTTCTCCAGCTCCTGCAGCATTGAGTCTGCTTTGATTGACAGCCCAACATCACGCACGCCCCCACCGCCCACCTGCACACTCACTCCCAGTTCACCCTTTTTAAATGCGTTCACTTTCCCCGATCAGGATCTTAAGGCTTTTCTTGCACCCATCATCCCTCAGACCCAAAGTCCGAGCAGCGGTGGCTTGTATGGTAACATCCAGACCAGCGCTTGCCCCCCATCGCCGCCTTTCAAAATGAGCCAATTGCCCTCCATGCATCCACTCTCAGAGTCTCCGGTGTTCGATTCTCCACCAAGCCCGCCGGATTCCCTCTCAGATCCTGAGGGATACCTGAGTGGCTCTTGCTGTTCCTCTGGCACAATCAGCGGCTCGGAGTCGCCCAGTATGGATGCAAATAGACGTTTGCCAATCTTCAGCAGGCTGTCGATTTCAGACGATTGA